The proteins below come from a single Zea mays cultivar B73 chromosome 8, Zm-B73-REFERENCE-NAM-5.0, whole genome shotgun sequence genomic window:
- the LOC542411 gene encoding profilin-3: protein MSWQTYVDEHLMCEIEGHHLSSAAIVGHDGAVWAQSTAFPQFKPEEMTNIIKDFDEPGFLAPIGLFLGPTKYMVIQGEPGAVIRGKKGSGGITVKKTGQALVIGIYDEPMTPGQCNMVVERLGDYLVEQGL from the exons ATGTCGTGGCAGACGTACGTCGATGAGCACCTCATGTGCGAGATCGAGGGCCACCACCTGAGCTCTGCCGCCATAGTCGGCCACGACGGCGCCGTTTGGGCCCAGAGCACCGCATTCCCACAG TTCAAGCCAGAGGAGATGACCAACATCATTAAGGACTTCGACGAGCCTGGGTTTCTGGCCCCGATCGGCCTCTTCCTTGGCCCCACCAAGTACATGGTCATCCAAGGCGAGCCCGGCGCTGTCATCCGCGGGAAGAAG GGATCTGGAGGCATAACTGTGAAGAAGACCGGACAGGCGCTGGTGATCGGCATCTACGACGAGCCCATGACCCCTGGACAGTGCAACATGGTGGTTGAGAGGCTCGGTGACTACCTCGTAGAGCAAGGCCTGTGA